The Edwardsiella tarda ATCC 15947 = NBRC 105688 region GCCATGAGGCCAGTATCATCGGTAACACCTGCCTGTACGGCGCCACCGGCGGGAAGCTGTTCGCCGCCGGACGAGCCGGCGAGCGTTTCGCCGTGCGTAACTCCGGCGCCCTCACGGTTGTCGAGGGGATCGGGGATAACGGCTGCGAATATATGACCGGGGGCATCGTCTGTATCCTAGGACGCACCGGCATCAACTTCGGTGCCGGGATGACGGGCGGCTTCGCCTACGTCCTCGACGAAGATGGCGAATTCCGTAAACGCGTCAACGCAGAGTTGGTCGAGGTATTGGGCATGGCCGATCTGGCGATCCACGAGGAGCATCTGCGCGGAATGATCACCGAGCATGTCCGGCTGACCGGCTCAGGACGCGGCGAGGCGATTCTGGCCGACTGGCCACACTGGGCTGCGCGTTTCGTCCTGGTCAAACCCAAGTCCAGTGACGTGAAAGCGTTGCTGGGACACCGTAGTCGCTCCGCAGCCGAGCTGCGTGTTCAGGCCCAATAAGGAGGCGGAGAAACCATGAGTCAGAATGTTTACCAGTTTATTGACCTACAACGCATCGATCCGCCGAAAAAGCTTTTAAAACAGCGGCAGGGTGAGTTTGTCGAGATCTATGAGCCCTTCTCCGACAGCCAGGCGCAGGCGCAGGCCGACCGTTGTCTCGCCTGCGGCAACCCCTACTGTGAGTGGCGTTGTCCGCTGCACAACTACATCCCCAACTGGCTGAAGCTGGCCAACGAGGGGCGCATCCACGAGGCGGCCGCGCTGGCGCATCAAACCAATAGCCTACCCGAGGTATGTGGCCGCGTCTGCCCACAAGATCGCCTGTGTGAAGGCGCCTGTACCCTGAACGACGAGTTCGGCGCCGTCACCATAGGCAGTATCGAGCGCTATATTACCGACAAGGCTCTGGCCGAAGGCTGGCAACCCGATCTCGGCGACGTCCAGCCCAGTGGCAAACGAGTGGCGATCATCGGTGCGGGGCCTGCCGGACTCGCCTGTGCCGATGTGCTGGCCCGCAGTGGCGTCCAAGCCGATGTCTTTGACCGCCACCCGGAGATCGGCGGCCTACTGACCTTCGGTATCCCAGCCTTTAAACTAGAGAAGCAGGTGATGATACGCCGGCGCGAAATCTTCAGCGCCATGGGTATCCGCTTCCATCTGAATTGCGAGATCGGGCGTGATGTGGCGCTGGAACAGCTGCTGCAGGAGTATGACGCCGTATTTCTCGGCGTCGGCACCTACCGCGCGCTGCCCGGAGGATTGGCCAATGAACAGGCGCCGGGCGTACTCGCCGCCCTCCCCTACCTGATCGCCAACACCCGCCATCTTATGGGGTATCCGGAAGAGGCTCAGACCCCTTATATTTCGATGCAGGCCAAGCGCGTGGTAGTGCTCGGCGGCGGCGATACCGCCATGGATTGCGTGCGTAGCGCCCTACGCCAAGGCGCCACACAGGTGACCTGTGCCTACCGTCGCGACGAGGCGAACATGCCGGGCTCACGCCGTGAGGTGAAGAATGCGCGCGAGGAGGGAGCCGAGTTCCGTTTCAACCTCCAGCCGCTGGCCATCGAAACCAACGCCGCCGGGCGAGTCTGTGGCGTGCGCATGGCGCAGACCGAACTGGCTGAAGCCGATGCTACGGGACGGCGCGCGATACGCATTATCCCCGGTTCGGAGATCACGCTGGCGGCCGACGCGGTACTCTTAGCATTCGGCTTTCGCCCGCACGATCTCCCTTGGCTAGAGGCTCACGATGTGGCCCGCGATCCTCAGGGACGGATCCTCGCCAGTGCACAGGGGGACTACCCCTACCAGACCAGCCATCCGCAGATCTTCGCCGGTGGCGATGCGGTACGTGGCTCTGACCTGGTGGTAACGGCGATCGCCGAAGGGCGCCAAGCCGCACAGGGTATTCTCGCCTATCTCGGGTGTTAATCCTCCCCGCAGAGGGCGGCTAAACCGCCGCCCTCTCATCCCGGCTCGCTACATACCGTCGCCTGTTGGCACGCCATACTCTCGCCCGCCGCCTGCTCCTCACCGGCGAAACGCAAAAACAGATCACGTAACCATTCGATCGCCGGATCGTGATGCACCCGGTGGTGCCAGATCAGACGGGTGTAGAAGGGGCTGGCCGCGCTGGGATAAGGTAGGATCGTCAATTCCGCCATCCCGGCAAAGTAGCGGGCGGTCTGTAACGGCAGCGCCAGGACAAAGTCGGTCTGCGTCAGGATCATCGGCGCCGCCAGAAAGTAAGGTACCGACATGGCAACATCGTATTCCGCCTGCGGACCGGTCAAAGGATGGCCCACCGCCGCCCCCGGCGCGCCGTCATGCAGACTGATCTGCAGGCGGCGATAGGCATTGATCTGCGCCAGCGTTGGTGCTTCTCCACGCCGTAACTGACGCGCTAGCGGATGTTCACGGCGTACCAGGCAGACGATCTCCGTCCGAAAGAGATTCACTTCATGAAAGTCGGCAGGTAGCTCGATCAACGGATAGATGGCCAGATCCATACGGCCGAATTTCAGGCTGGAGAAGAGATCATCACCGATCGGCAAGATGGCGATCCGTGCCTGAGGTGCCTGCTGAAACAACGCCTTCACCACGCGCGAGAAGATCATCCAGACGCCGTTATCTACCGCGCCAAGCGATAGGGTGCGTTGCAACGCCTGCGGGTCAAACTGATAGGGCGTCGTCAGATGATCGAGCGCTTGCAACGCACAGGTCACCCGCGGCATCAGCTCGTGTGCCCGGGCGGTCGCCTGCATGCCATACCCCCCTTTGACAAACAGGGCATCCTGAAAGATGGCACGCAACTTGGTCAATGCGCGACTGGCCGCCGCCTGACTCATCCCCATGCGCGTCGCCGCCTGTGAGAGCGAGCCGGTTTCCGCCAACGCACGAAATAAAGCGAGCAATTCACTGTCCACCGCGACATTATTCAATTTACGCATGATCATTATCCGGAAATAAGCATTTATCTCCCTCTACAGATAACCTACTATCTTTATAAAAGAAATCATTACCGAATTAAATTACGTGACTATCATCAAATTATTCTTATCAGGCCGCGAGACGCCACTGTTCTTTTAATCAATTAGGAAAATACAAGCTAGTGTAATACCATTAAAATTAAAATCATATAATATATTCTCCTGCATAATAATCATCTGCGCCATGTAATTAATCGAACTCGCGTATCATTTATCATCGCCTGATTGATGACCTAGGCGTATGCCAGGTCATAGCAAATTCCCCTTTTGGGATAGCGCGGAGGGTCAATTCGCCCGCCCCTCCTCTGAGGATCAACATGGATTATTGCAACGTTAGGAGAATACTATGCTGCGTACAACCAAAAGAGGCCTGATCGTCGGCGCCATCGCATTGGCCATCGGCACCCTCTCCCTCAACCTGCAAGCCGCAGGCATGCCAGCCGCACCCGCCGTCGGAAATCTCGGTTCTGTCGTCGTCGATCCCTATGGTAACGCTCCCTTAACCGCCCTCATCAACCTCAACGGGAAAACCCTCTCCAACGTCAAAGTTACGGTGCATGGAAAAGGGAAGAATGGTGTCGCAATCAGTTATCCGGTCGGCCAACAATCCTTACTGACCTATGATGCCATCCCTATTTTTGGTCTGTATCAAAAACACGATAATAAGGTCACCATCGAATACAGTTTGGCAGGAAAAACCAAGAAAGATGACTATATCATTCGGACATCTGCCATCGTTAATAAATATATGGACAACCGCTCACTCAGCGATTTACAACAGGTGAAAGTGGTAAAAGTCGCGCCAGATTTTAAAGATCGCCTGTATCTAGTGAATAGCCATACCTTTACACCGCAAGGCTCCGATTTACACTGGAGCGGAGAAAAAGATAAGAATGCTGGCTTACTCGACGCGAATCCTGCCGCCGGCTCGCTGCCCTTCGACATCGCCCCCTTTACCTTCATTGTCGATACTCAGGGAGAATATCGCTGGTGGCTCAATCAGGATGCGCTGTATAGCGCTCATGACGTAGACGTCAATCGGCGCGGCTACCTGATGGGGATCCGCGAGACCCCTCGCGGTACCTTCACCGCCGTTCAGGGGCAACGCTGGTATGAGTTCGATATGCTAGGTCAGGTGTTAAATAATCACCGCTTGCCGCGCGGCTACCTGGATGCGACCCACGAATCGGTGGAGACCCCACGAGGTACCGTGCTGCTACGTGTCGGCAAGCGTAACTACCTGCGGGAAGATGGCCAGCGGGCCCACACCGTGCGCGACCATATCTTAGAGGTGGATAAGTCCGGCCGCGTCGTCGACGTGTGGGATCTCAACCTCATCCTCGACCCGTTGCGTGACAGCCTGCTCGGTGCTCTCGATGCCGGCGCGGTGTGCGTTAACGTCGACCTGAACCACGCCGGGCAGCAAGCCAAGCTAGAGCCAGATACCCCGTTCGGTGACGCGCTGGGCGTCGGCCCGGGGCGCAACTGGGCCCACGTCAACTCCATCGCCTATGATCCTAAGGACGATAGCATCATCCTCTCCTCCCGCCATCAGGGAGTCGTCAAGATCGGGCGTGACAAGCAGGTGAAGTGGATCCTGGCGCCGGCAGAGGGATGGAATGAACAACTGTCCAGCAAGCTACTCAAGCCGGTCGATGCGAAAAATAAGCCACTGGCGTGTAATGCGAAAGGTGTATGCGACAACAGCGACTTCGACTTCGTCTATACCCAGCACACGGCCTGGCTGTCGCCGAAAGGGACGCTGACGGTATTCGACAATGGTGATGGCCGCCACCTGGAGCAACCGGCGCTGCCCACTATGAAATACTCACGTATCGTCGAGTACAAGATCGATGAGAAAAATATGACGGTGCAACAGGTCTGGGAATACGGTAAGGATCGCGGCTACGAGTGGTACAACCCGATCACCTCGATCGTCGAGTATCAGCCGGATCGCGACACCATGTTCAGTTTTGGTGGATCCACCAATCTATTCGAAGCTGGCCAACCCACCATCGGGCGCCTGAATGAGATCGACCATAAGACCAAAGAGGTCAAGGTCGAACTGGATGTGCTATCCGATAAACCCAACCAGACACATTATCGCGCACTACCCATCCGTCCGCAGGGACTGTTTCTGTAATGCCGCCGCGTACGTCCCGCAGGGCGTACGCGAGTCATCTCTATGAGGAAAGGAGTATCCATCATGCGTATCACTCTGACTAAGCATTCACTCAGCATGCTGCTCGGCAGCGCCCTGCTAGCCTGTTCCCTCAGCGCGAGTGCCTTCAGCGAAGGCACCGATTATGTGGTGCTTGACAAGCCAATCCCCAATGCACAGGGTACCCTAATCAAGGTCTTTAGCTACGACTGTCCCTTCTGCTACAAGTATGACAAGGCGGTGACCGGGCCGGTGGTGGAGAAAGTAAAAGGGGTAGTACGCTTCGAACCCTATCACTTGGATACCAAGGGAGTCTATGGCCCACAGGCAAGCGAATTGTTCGCCGTGCTGCTGAATAAAGATCGCGCCGCCGGTCTCTCTACTTTTGATGAGGCGTCTCAATTCAAGAAGGCCAAGTTTGCCTACTACACCGCCTATCACGACAAGAAAGAGCGTTGGGGAGATGGCAAGGATCCGGCGGCCTTTATCCAGACTGGGCTCCAGGCCGCCGGATTGAGCCAGGCCGAGCTGGAGCAAGGCCGCAACGATCCGGCGGTGCAGAAAACCTTAGCCGAGTGGAAAGGCGCCGCCTATGATGTCGCCAAGATCCAAGGCGTCCCTGCCTATGTAGTCAACGGTAAGTACCTGATCATGACCAAGAGTATCAAGTCTATCGACTCGATGGCCGCGTTGGTCAACGAGCTGGCCGCTAAATAGCCTAAGGAGGGACGCTATGTTTGCAACACTGTGGCATGATCTGCGCCGAAATCCACTGACAACCTTGGTTCGTTGGCAAGATCGGCGTTTCCTGTGGCTACTGATGGCCCTGGTGATGGGCGGTTTGGTCGTCCTGGCACACGCCTTCTTTCAGATCTACCTGTACATGGCGCCCTGCGAACAGTGCGTCTACATCCGCTTCGCCATGCTGGTAATGGTAATAGGAGGGTTGGTCGCGGCCATCAATCCCCGCAACCTGCTTCTGAAGCTGTTTGGCTGCCTCGCCGCCTTCTATGGCACGGTGATCGGCATGGGATATTCCATTAAGCTGAATGCCATCCACCACGCGGTGCACAGTCCTGATGCCTTATTCGGCGTACAGGGTTGCTCGGCCGAGCCTCACTTTCCTTTTGGGCTACCGCTAGCCGACTGGTCCCCTTCCTGGTTCAAGCCGACAGGCGACTGTGGCTACGACGCACCAATGGTTCCCCAAGGCGTCAGCCTGGACGGTGTGCAGCGTTGGTTTATCGATATGTATGTCCAGGCCGATGGCTGGTATCTGATCCCATCGATGAAGCTGATGAACATGGCCCAGGCCTGTTTCCTGGCGTTCGCACTCTGTTTCGCGATCCTGACGATCATGACCCTGGCCTGGGGGATCCATCTGTGGCGTACACGTACTGCGGCCGCCAGCCATTCTCCCTCTACCCCACGTTAATCTAGCGGCGGAGTTTCACTCCGCCGTTTACTCCTCTCCTGAGCAACAATCACCGGCGATAGTTTGATGCGACTCACGCTTCCTTCTATTTCACCTTGATGGAGCATTACTCCGTATAATAAATTCATATGGAGCGCAGTTTACACATACCAACAAGGTGAGGGTCTATGTCGGTATTCACCACACTACAGCAGAACATCGAGCGCAATGGCGCCTTAATCGTTTCCTGTCAGCCGGTCCCGGCTAGCCCGATGGATCGTCCGGAGATTGTCGCCGCCATGGCCAGCGCCGCCGTGCAAGCTGGCGCCGCCGCGCTACGCATCGAAGGCATCGCCAACTTGCACGCCGTACGGGCCTGCGTCAACGTGCCGATCATCGCTATCCTCAAACGCGATCTGGATGACTCCCCAGTACGCATCACACCGTTCCTGGCCGATGTCGATGCCTTGGCGCAGGCCGGCGCCGATATTATTGCCTTCGATGGTACCCAGCGCAGACGCCCGGTGAGCCGTGAGGCTCTGCTGGAACGAGTCCATGCGCACGGTTGTCTGGCGATGGCCGACTGCTCCAGCCTAGAGGATGGCCTCGCGTGCCAGCAACTCGGCTGCGATCTCATCGGTACCACGCTCTCCGGCTACACCTCCGAGCCGACACCGAGCGCACCCGATCTGGCGCTGGTTGCCGCCCTAAGTGAAGCCGGATGCCGGGTCATCGCAGAGGGACGTTATAACACCCCGGCGCAAGCCGCTCAGGCGCTCGCACAGGGTGCCTGGGCTGTCACCGTCGGTTCGGCGATCACCCGTATCGAACATATCTGTCAGTGGTACTGTCAGGCCCTCTTAGCGGAAACACAACATGACTATTCTGGCCATTGATCTCGGCGGGACCAAACTCGCCAGCGCGCTGGTTAACAACACGGGGGAGCTCAGCGAGCGCCTCGAAGTCATGACGCCAGACAAGGGCGATCCCCGCGCCTTGGAGATGGCATTAGGCCAGTTATTAGCCCACTACCATGGGCAGGCACAACGAGTGGCCGTCGCCTCCACAGGGATCATCCACCAGGGTGTATTGACCGCCCTGAATCCCGCTAATCTAGGTGGCCTAAATCGTTTCCCGCTGCAGGCCTGCATCGAACGCCTCAGCGGTTTACCCTGCCAACTGCTGAACGATGCGCAAGCCGCCGCTTGGGCGGAATATCTCGCCCTAACACCTGCCGGGCAGGATATGGCCTTCATCACCGTCTCGACGGGTGTCGGCGGCGGCATCGTGCTCGATGGTCGGCTACGAGTCGGCCATGGCGACTTCGCCGGCCATCTCGGGCACACGCTGGCCGATCCAGCTGGGCCGCGTTGTGGCTGTGGGCGCATCGGTTGTGTCGAAGCTATCGCCTCAGGACGAGCCATTGCGGCGGCAGCGCAGGGGATGCTGGCTGGATTGGACGCGCGCGCCATCTTCCAATATGCGGCGGCGGGCGACGATCAGGCGCGCCGCCTAGTGGATCGCTCGGCACAAACGATCGCTCAGTTGATCGCCGACTTACGCGCCACCTTAGATATACAGCGTGTGGTGCTCGGTGGTAGCGTCGGGCTGGCATCGGGTTATCTGGAGCAGGTCCAACATCATCTGTACCAGATGCCACAGGCTTATCATGCCACGCTCTCTCTGGCGCATCACCGGCGTGATGCCGGATTGATCGGGGCAGCCCTCTGGAGCCATAGGGAAACAATATAGTGAGTAAAGCGCGTATCGATTTCACCCTGGCAGCTCGAGTGAGCATCGGCCTGATCAGAACGAAGGCGTCGATCGCTGATGCGTCCCCCTATCGCCTCCCTAGGCTCGCGAGTTAACGCCGGGAGTATGGGGGATATTTCGCCCCGCAAACCAGATAAAATCGGTGGCCGCGGCCATCGGCCAGACCCCATTCGGAACGTCATGGCGCAGTAACACCACGACACGCTCAGGGAAGAGAATAGATAAGTGCAGTACGGTGACGAGCAGCAGATGCACACTGCCGCGCGAGCACCATCCTCTTTGACGTGTGATGCGCCGCGCCCCCTCGCGGAGCATCACACTTTTTTATCGATTTCCTACAGCGCATAAAAAAACCGGGAGCACAGCCCCCGGTCTCTCTGCAACGACCTATGCTTACGCGGGTTACTTCACCACGCGCAACGCCGGACGGCCTCGCGGCGGCGGCGTCGGTTCATCACCGCCGTCATCCTCCTCGATCGACGGGCCTTCGCCCTCGATCAGGGTCATCGCCGGCTCCTCGTCGCTCTCAGCCACCTGCGCTAACTCAGCATCCTGATCGTAGGCTGCCTCCGGCTCGAACATGGTACCGGCCCCATTTTCACGCGCATAAATCGCCATCACGGCCGCCATCGGCACATAGACCTGACGTGGCACACCACCAAAACGCGCGTTAAAACGTACCGCATCATCGGCCAGCTCCAACGCGCCGACCGCACGTGGGGCAATATTCAGCACGATCTGACCGTCGCGGGCATACTCCATCGGCACCATCACACCGGCACTGTTCACATCCACCACCAGATGCGGTGTCAACTGGTTGTCGAGCAACCAATCGTAAAAGGCTCGCAGCAGAAAGGGACGGCGTGGAGACATTTGCGACAGTTCCATCATCAGCCTCGGGTATGCAGGCGCATCTCACGCTCTGCTTCAGTCAGGGATGCCAGGAAGGCATCGCGTTCAAAGACGCGCGTCATGTAGCCTTTCAGCTCCTTGGCGCCAGCGCCGCTCAGCTCGATACCCAACACCGGCAGACGCCACAACAGCGGAGCCAGGTAGCAATCGACCAGGCTAAACTCATCGCTCATGAAGAACGGCTTCTGGACGAAGACCGGCGCGATAGCCAGCAGCTCTTCACGCAGCTGTTTGCGTGCAGCCTCGGCCTCTTGAGCACTACCTTTCTCGATCTTGTGCAGCAGGGAATACCAGTCACGCTCGATCTGATGCATGAACAAACGGCTCTCACCACGCGCCACCGGATAAACCGGCATCAACGGCGGATGCGGGAAGCGCTCATCCAGGTACTCCATGATGATACGGGATTCATACAGCGTCAGCTCGCGGTCAACCAACGTCGGGACCGTACGGTAAGGGTTGAGGTCAATCAGATCCTGCGGCAGATTATCCATATCTACCTGCTCGATCTCGA contains the following coding sequences:
- a CDS encoding FAD-dependent oxidoreductase; translated protein: MSQNVYQFIDLQRIDPPKKLLKQRQGEFVEIYEPFSDSQAQAQADRCLACGNPYCEWRCPLHNYIPNWLKLANEGRIHEAAALAHQTNSLPEVCGRVCPQDRLCEGACTLNDEFGAVTIGSIERYITDKALAEGWQPDLGDVQPSGKRVAIIGAGPAGLACADVLARSGVQADVFDRHPEIGGLLTFGIPAFKLEKQVMIRRREIFSAMGIRFHLNCEIGRDVALEQLLQEYDAVFLGVGTYRALPGGLANEQAPGVLAALPYLIANTRHLMGYPEEAQTPYISMQAKRVVVLGGGDTAMDCVRSALRQGATQVTCAYRRDEANMPGSRREVKNAREEGAEFRFNLQPLAIETNAAGRVCGVRMAQTELAEADATGRRAIRIIPGSEITLAADAVLLAFGFRPHDLPWLEAHDVARDPQGRILASAQGDYPYQTSHPQIFAGGDAVRGSDLVVTAIAEGRQAAQGILAYLGC
- a CDS encoding LysR family transcriptional regulator; the protein is MRKLNNVAVDSELLALFRALAETGSLSQAATRMGMSQAAASRALTKLRAIFQDALFVKGGYGMQATARAHELMPRVTCALQALDHLTTPYQFDPQALQRTLSLGAVDNGVWMIFSRVVKALFQQAPQARIAILPIGDDLFSSLKFGRMDLAIYPLIELPADFHEVNLFRTEIVCLVRREHPLARQLRRGEAPTLAQINAYRRLQISLHDGAPGAAVGHPLTGPQAEYDVAMSVPYFLAAPMILTQTDFVLALPLQTARYFAGMAELTILPYPSAASPFYTRLIWHHRVHHDPAIEWLRDLFLRFAGEEQAAGESMACQQATVCSEPG
- a CDS encoding aryl-sulfate sulfotransferase, with product MLRTTKRGLIVGAIALAIGTLSLNLQAAGMPAAPAVGNLGSVVVDPYGNAPLTALINLNGKTLSNVKVTVHGKGKNGVAISYPVGQQSLLTYDAIPIFGLYQKHDNKVTIEYSLAGKTKKDDYIIRTSAIVNKYMDNRSLSDLQQVKVVKVAPDFKDRLYLVNSHTFTPQGSDLHWSGEKDKNAGLLDANPAAGSLPFDIAPFTFIVDTQGEYRWWLNQDALYSAHDVDVNRRGYLMGIRETPRGTFTAVQGQRWYEFDMLGQVLNNHRLPRGYLDATHESVETPRGTVLLRVGKRNYLREDGQRAHTVRDHILEVDKSGRVVDVWDLNLILDPLRDSLLGALDAGAVCVNVDLNHAGQQAKLEPDTPFGDALGVGPGRNWAHVNSIAYDPKDDSIILSSRHQGVVKIGRDKQVKWILAPAEGWNEQLSSKLLKPVDAKNKPLACNAKGVCDNSDFDFVYTQHTAWLSPKGTLTVFDNGDGRHLEQPALPTMKYSRIVEYKIDEKNMTVQQVWEYGKDRGYEWYNPITSIVEYQPDRDTMFSFGGSTNLFEAGQPTIGRLNEIDHKTKEVKVELDVLSDKPNQTHYRALPIRPQGLFL
- a CDS encoding thiol:disulfide interchange protein DsbA/DsbL; amino-acid sequence: MLLGSALLACSLSASAFSEGTDYVVLDKPIPNAQGTLIKVFSYDCPFCYKYDKAVTGPVVEKVKGVVRFEPYHLDTKGVYGPQASELFAVLLNKDRAAGLSTFDEASQFKKAKFAYYTAYHDKKERWGDGKDPAAFIQTGLQAAGLSQAELEQGRNDPAVQKTLAEWKGAAYDVAKIQGVPAYVVNGKYLIMTKSIKSIDSMAALVNELAAK
- the dsbI gene encoding protein-disulfide oxidoreductase DsbI, producing MFATLWHDLRRNPLTTLVRWQDRRFLWLLMALVMGGLVVLAHAFFQIYLYMAPCEQCVYIRFAMLVMVIGGLVAAINPRNLLLKLFGCLAAFYGTVIGMGYSIKLNAIHHAVHSPDALFGVQGCSAEPHFPFGLPLADWSPSWFKPTGDCGYDAPMVPQGVSLDGVQRWFIDMYVQADGWYLIPSMKLMNMAQACFLAFALCFAILTIMTLAWGIHLWRTRTAAASHSPSTPR
- a CDS encoding N-acetylmannosamine-6-phosphate 2-epimerase, with protein sequence MSVFTTLQQNIERNGALIVSCQPVPASPMDRPEIVAAMASAAVQAGAAALRIEGIANLHAVRACVNVPIIAILKRDLDDSPVRITPFLADVDALAQAGADIIAFDGTQRRRPVSREALLERVHAHGCLAMADCSSLEDGLACQQLGCDLIGTTLSGYTSEPTPSAPDLALVAALSEAGCRVIAEGRYNTPAQAAQALAQGAWAVTVGSAITRIEHICQWYCQALLAETQHDYSGH
- the nanK gene encoding N-acetylmannosamine kinase, whose protein sequence is MTILAIDLGGTKLASALVNNTGELSERLEVMTPDKGDPRALEMALGQLLAHYHGQAQRVAVASTGIIHQGVLTALNPANLGGLNRFPLQACIERLSGLPCQLLNDAQAAAWAEYLALTPAGQDMAFITVSTGVGGGIVLDGRLRVGHGDFAGHLGHTLADPAGPRCGCGRIGCVEAIASGRAIAAAAQGMLAGLDARAIFQYAAAGDDQARRLVDRSAQTIAQLIADLRATLDIQRVVLGGSVGLASGYLEQVQHHLYQMPQAYHATLSLAHHRRDAGLIGAALWSHRETI
- the sspB gene encoding ClpXP protease specificity-enhancing factor, whose protein sequence is MELSQMSPRRPFLLRAFYDWLLDNQLTPHLVVDVNSAGVMVPMEYARDGQIVLNIAPRAVGALELADDAVRFNARFGGVPRQVYVPMAAVMAIYARENGAGTMFEPEAAYDQDAELAQVAESDEEPAMTLIEGEGPSIEEDDGGDEPTPPPRGRPALRVVK
- the sspA gene encoding stringent starvation protein SspA, with translation MAVAANKRSVMTLFSGPTDIFSHQVRIVLAEKGVSVEIEQVDMDNLPQDLIDLNPYRTVPTLVDRELTLYESRIIMEYLDERFPHPPLMPVYPVARGESRLFMHQIERDWYSLLHKIEKGSAQEAEAARKQLREELLAIAPVFVQKPFFMSDEFSLVDCYLAPLLWRLPVLGIELSGAGAKELKGYMTRVFERDAFLASLTEAEREMRLHTRG